A DNA window from Streptomyces sp. CA-278952 contains the following coding sequences:
- a CDS encoding ABC transporter substrate-binding protein: protein MRTTFSIRRTAIVFTAVGALALTGCGGDGDGKKKTDDGSGKGTDSASTVNLPKLDGEDISVAAVWTGPEQANFTKVLDEFEKRTGASVTFVPAQDPIINFLGTKIAGKQPPDVAMIPQVGAVQQAAAKKWAKPVGAEAKAQLDKNYAKVWQDLGAVDGTQYGVYFKAANKSLIWYNAAAFDNAGASEPKTWKDFLTTAETISASGVTPVSVGGADGWTLTDWFENVYLSQAGPEKYDQLAQHEIPWTDPSVKDALTTLATLFGKPELIAGGADGALQTEFPASVTQTFTGGDQPKGAMVFEGDFVSVNIAQTDAKIGTDAKVFPFPAVGADSPVVTGGDAAVALKDTKGAQALLTWLASSDAAKIWAEAGGFISPNKGLDLKAYPNDVQRTMAQALIDAGDDVRFDMSDQAPQSFGGTPGKGEWKILQDFLKNPKDIAGTQKQLESEAVKAYKS, encoded by the coding sequence ATGCGCACAACCTTCTCGATACGCAGGACCGCGATCGTGTTCACGGCGGTCGGCGCTCTGGCGCTCACCGGCTGCGGAGGCGACGGTGACGGCAAGAAGAAGACGGACGACGGCTCCGGCAAGGGCACGGACAGCGCGTCCACGGTGAACCTGCCGAAGCTGGACGGGGAGGACATCTCCGTCGCCGCGGTCTGGACCGGACCCGAGCAGGCGAACTTCACCAAGGTGCTGGACGAGTTCGAGAAGCGTACGGGCGCGAGCGTCACCTTCGTCCCGGCGCAGGACCCCATCATCAACTTCCTGGGCACCAAGATCGCGGGCAAGCAACCGCCGGACGTGGCGATGATCCCGCAGGTCGGCGCGGTCCAGCAGGCGGCGGCGAAGAAGTGGGCCAAGCCGGTCGGCGCCGAGGCGAAGGCTCAGCTCGACAAGAACTACGCGAAGGTCTGGCAGGATCTCGGCGCGGTGGACGGCACGCAGTACGGCGTGTACTTCAAGGCCGCCAACAAGTCCCTGATCTGGTACAACGCCGCCGCGTTCGACAACGCGGGGGCGAGCGAGCCGAAGACCTGGAAGGACTTCCTGACGACCGCGGAGACCATTTCCGCCTCCGGCGTCACGCCGGTCTCGGTGGGCGGCGCGGACGGCTGGACCCTGACCGACTGGTTCGAGAACGTCTACCTCTCCCAGGCGGGGCCGGAGAAGTACGACCAGCTGGCGCAGCACGAGATCCCGTGGACCGACCCGTCCGTCAAGGACGCGCTGACCACGCTGGCCACGCTCTTCGGGAAGCCGGAGCTGATCGCGGGCGGCGCGGACGGGGCGCTCCAGACAGAGTTCCCGGCCTCGGTCACCCAGACCTTCACCGGGGGCGACCAGCCCAAGGGCGCGATGGTCTTCGAGGGCGACTTCGTCTCCGTCAACATCGCGCAGACCGACGCGAAGATCGGCACGGACGCCAAGGTCTTCCCGTTCCCGGCGGTCGGGGCGGACTCCCCCGTGGTGACCGGCGGCGACGCGGCGGTGGCGCTGAAGGACACCAAGGGCGCGCAGGCGCTGCTGACCTGGCTGGCCTCCTCCGACGCGGCGAAGATCTGGGCCGAGGCGGGCGGGTTCATCTCCCCGAACAAGGGCCTGGATCTGAAGGCGTACCCGAACGACGTGCAGCGCACGATGGCCCAGGCGCTGATCGACGCCGGGGACGACGTCCGGTTCGACATGTCCGACCAGGCCCCGCAGTCGTTCGGCGGCACGCCCGGGAAGGGCGAGTGGAAGATCCTCCAGGACTTCCTGAAGAACCCGAAGGACATCGCGGGGACCCAGAAACAGCTGGAGTCCGAAGCGGTCAAGGCGTACAAGAGCTGA
- a CDS encoding bifunctional glycosyltransferase/CDP-glycerol:glycerophosphate glycerophosphotransferase, translating into MSDFSCVITGGGDGEGPGDAEALRASVESVLGQSLRGAEAVVVLASTAAPAVRSAARTLAERAPGRVRLLHADPAVRTTGALRNAGLDAAGGRYILVLATGERLQLHACRNLWQAGERSRADLIAGRWSRVADDSGKEREPSWQGELYARSRTLARFTEAPELVVRDALVTGFCLRREAARRHGLRYEEDLTHGEILFGPLAAAAVGRIALVRRLIVTGRTAPDRARDLAALVEAHRRVANTLLAHGLSELREEREKAFARDHLVPLARSFPHLPAARRDRVAAAAARALTGCFRDGLPDLPPLERVAVRLLARGAAEGVLTAAYALSRPATVCAPLTTGADGRVTWGGDPEGPGVDVTELGHQYRTFGGARLMNRLTRATADRGRLLLEGRLVLPGHGGPAPDAPLTATLEFRARGGARAVAFPVEEIRHDGNGISWRARADVSRRLRPVGARDTAWDARLTVTAGGPDGTRSVSDLFAPQDQVEGSLRFPARPRLGPLAGDTWEPYITLKDHFALRLTARRRPARTTHRLVRYATRFRPARKAKLLVRSLRGRLDRYRSRGFKVPVYTTWLTRLPVRRGSVVLESHMGTCYGDSPRALYEEIRRQGLKLHATWSYDPSPAGFPDGARLVRRWSWRYLWALARAEYWVDNQGFPQQLRKPRHTTYLQTWHGSAYKRMGFDERRVRLQNAPQRERLQRAVDRFDHFLVRSEHDVDTLARAYRLPEKRLLRTGYPRNDALIAERDRAETEGRLPRPPLAGALGLDDHKKTVLYAPTFRGGPGKQRRARLLLDVREFAERFGDTHTLLVRAHYLESARLPLCPPGTVVDVSRHHDVQELLALTDVLITDYSSIMFDFALLDRPVVLYAPDLEAYAAERGSYFDLREHAPGPVTATQEELFGALAELKKSDTRYADRRRDFARRFGAYDRGDAARRTVAAVFAPGASRGARHTIDHDRGAGR; encoded by the coding sequence ATGAGCGACTTCAGCTGTGTCATCACCGGCGGCGGGGACGGCGAGGGCCCCGGAGACGCCGAGGCCCTGCGCGCCTCCGTGGAGTCCGTGCTCGGCCAGTCGCTGCGCGGAGCCGAGGCCGTCGTGGTCCTCGCCTCCACCGCCGCCCCGGCCGTCCGGAGCGCCGCCCGGACCCTCGCCGAGCGGGCCCCCGGGCGGGTCCGCCTCCTCCACGCCGACCCGGCCGTCCGCACCACCGGAGCCCTGCGCAACGCCGGCCTGGACGCGGCGGGCGGCCGGTACATCCTGGTCCTCGCCACCGGCGAACGCCTCCAGCTCCACGCCTGCCGCAACCTCTGGCAGGCGGGCGAGAGAAGCCGCGCCGACCTGATCGCCGGCCGCTGGAGCCGGGTCGCCGACGACAGCGGTAAGGAGCGGGAGCCTTCCTGGCAGGGAGAGCTGTACGCCCGCTCCCGCACTCTCGCCCGCTTCACCGAAGCCCCCGAACTCGTCGTCAGGGACGCCCTGGTGACCGGTTTCTGTCTGCGACGCGAGGCCGCCAGACGGCACGGGCTGCGGTACGAGGAGGACCTGACGCACGGCGAGATCCTTTTCGGCCCGCTCGCCGCCGCCGCGGTCGGCCGGATCGCCCTGGTCCGCCGGCTGATCGTGACCGGCCGGACCGCCCCCGACCGGGCCCGCGACCTCGCCGCCCTGGTCGAGGCCCACCGCCGCGTCGCCAACACCCTCCTCGCGCACGGGCTGTCCGAGCTGCGCGAGGAGCGGGAGAAGGCGTTCGCCCGCGACCACCTGGTGCCGCTCGCCCGGTCCTTCCCCCACCTGCCCGCCGCCCGCCGCGACCGGGTCGCCGCGGCCGCCGCCCGGGCGCTGACCGGTTGCTTCCGGGACGGACTGCCGGACCTGCCGCCGCTGGAGCGGGTCGCCGTGCGCCTGCTGGCCCGGGGCGCCGCCGAAGGGGTCCTCACCGCGGCGTACGCGCTGAGCAGGCCGGCCACCGTGTGCGCGCCGCTGACGACGGGCGCGGACGGCCGGGTCACCTGGGGCGGCGACCCGGAAGGGCCGGGCGTCGACGTCACCGAACTCGGGCACCAGTACCGCACGTTCGGCGGCGCGCGGCTGATGAACCGGCTCACCCGGGCCACCGCAGACCGGGGCCGCCTGCTGCTGGAAGGCCGCCTCGTGCTGCCCGGCCACGGCGGCCCGGCCCCCGATGCCCCTCTCACCGCGACCCTGGAGTTCCGGGCCCGGGGCGGGGCGCGCGCCGTCGCGTTCCCGGTCGAGGAGATCCGGCACGACGGCAACGGGATCAGCTGGCGCGCGCGGGCCGACGTCTCACGCCGTCTGCGCCCCGTCGGCGCCCGCGACACGGCGTGGGACGCGCGGCTGACCGTGACCGCGGGGGGCCCCGACGGGACCCGTTCCGTCAGCGACCTGTTCGCCCCGCAGGACCAGGTGGAAGGGTCCCTCCGGTTCCCCGCCAGACCCCGGCTCGGACCGCTCGCCGGGGACACCTGGGAGCCCTACATCACGCTCAAGGACCACTTCGCGCTCCGGCTGACCGCCCGCCGCCGCCCGGCCCGCACCACCCACCGCCTGGTCCGCTACGCCACCCGCTTCCGGCCCGCCCGCAAGGCGAAGCTCCTCGTCCGGTCCCTCCGGGGGCGCCTGGACCGCTACCGCTCCCGGGGCTTCAAGGTCCCCGTCTACACCACCTGGCTCACCCGGCTCCCCGTGCGCCGCGGCTCCGTCGTCCTCGAGAGCCACATGGGCACCTGCTACGGCGACAGCCCGCGCGCCCTCTACGAGGAGATCCGCCGCCAGGGTCTGAAACTCCACGCCACCTGGTCCTACGACCCCTCCCCGGCCGGCTTCCCGGACGGCGCCCGCCTCGTACGCCGCTGGTCCTGGCGCTACCTGTGGGCGCTGGCCCGCGCCGAGTACTGGGTCGACAACCAGGGCTTCCCGCAGCAGCTGCGCAAACCCCGGCACACCACGTACCTCCAGACCTGGCACGGCTCCGCGTACAAGCGGATGGGCTTCGACGAGCGGCGCGTACGCCTCCAGAACGCCCCCCAGCGCGAACGGCTCCAGCGGGCCGTGGACCGCTTCGACCACTTCCTCGTCCGCTCCGAGCACGACGTGGACACCCTGGCCCGCGCCTACCGGCTGCCCGAGAAGCGGCTCCTGCGCACCGGCTACCCGCGCAACGACGCCCTGATCGCGGAGCGCGACCGGGCCGAGACCGAGGGACGGCTGCCGCGCCCGCCGCTCGCCGGGGCGCTCGGGCTGGACGACCACAAGAAGACCGTGCTGTACGCCCCCACGTTCCGGGGCGGTCCCGGGAAACAGCGCAGGGCCCGACTCCTCCTTGACGTACGGGAGTTCGCGGAGCGGTTCGGCGACACCCACACCCTGCTCGTACGGGCCCACTACCTGGAGTCCGCCCGGCTGCCGCTCTGCCCGCCCGGGACCGTCGTCGACGTCTCGCGCCACCACGACGTCCAAGAACTCCTCGCCCTCACCGATGTGTTGATCACCGACTACTCCTCCATCATGTTCGACTTCGCCCTCCTCGACCGGCCCGTCGTGCTGTACGCCCCCGACCTGGAGGCGTACGCGGCCGAGCGCGGCAGCTACTTCGACCTGCGGGAGCACGCCCCGGGGCCGGTGACCGCGACGCAGGAGGAGCTGTTCGGGGCCCTCGCGGAGCTGAAGAAGTCCGACACCCGGTACGCCGACCGACGGCGGGACTTCGCGCGTCGGTTCGGGGCCTACGACCGGGGGGACGCAGCCCGCAGGACCGTCGCCGCCGTCTTCGCCCCCGGGGCCTCCCGGGGCGCCCGCCACACCATCGACCACGACCGGGGGGCCGGCCGATGA
- a CDS encoding carbohydrate ABC transporter permease, whose amino-acid sequence MSSAPEVNTARIGRQKAVSRQAGAPGAPKAKQSLGARIAARAGGGVMRVFLILVALFWLMPTIGLLLSSLRGPQDIAATGWWKIFTAPSEMTFDNYQRLLDNSTITGSLVSTIMITVPSTVLVVVIGSLAGYAFAWMEFPGRDWWFLLVVGLLVVPVQVALIPVSELFGTIGIFETTLGVVLFHTAFGLPFAIFLLRNFFAEIPRELLEAARLDGAGEIRLFTRVVMPLGGPAIASLGIFQFLWVWNDMLVALIFADSESPPITVALQQQVRQFGNNIDVLAPGAFVSMVIPLAVFFAFQRQFVSGVMAGAVK is encoded by the coding sequence ATGAGCAGCGCACCGGAAGTGAACACCGCGCGTATCGGCCGCCAGAAGGCGGTCTCCCGGCAGGCCGGCGCCCCCGGAGCGCCCAAGGCCAAGCAGTCCCTCGGCGCCCGGATCGCAGCCCGCGCCGGCGGCGGCGTGATGCGGGTCTTCCTGATCCTGGTCGCCCTGTTCTGGCTGATGCCCACGATCGGCCTGCTGCTGTCCTCGCTGCGCGGGCCGCAGGACATCGCGGCGACCGGCTGGTGGAAGATCTTCACCGCCCCGTCGGAGATGACCTTCGACAACTACCAGCGGCTGCTGGACAATTCGACGATCACCGGCTCGCTGGTCAGCACCATCATGATCACCGTGCCCTCCACGGTGCTGGTGGTGGTGATCGGCTCACTGGCCGGATACGCCTTCGCGTGGATGGAGTTCCCCGGCCGCGACTGGTGGTTCCTGCTGGTCGTCGGGTTGCTGGTGGTGCCGGTGCAGGTCGCGCTGATCCCGGTCTCCGAGCTGTTCGGCACCATCGGGATCTTCGAGACGACGCTCGGGGTGGTGCTGTTCCACACGGCGTTCGGCCTGCCGTTCGCGATCTTCCTGCTGCGGAACTTCTTCGCGGAGATCCCCCGCGAGCTGCTGGAGGCCGCCCGGCTCGACGGGGCGGGCGAGATCCGTCTGTTCACCCGGGTCGTGATGCCGCTGGGCGGTCCGGCGATCGCCTCGCTCGGGATCTTCCAGTTCCTGTGGGTGTGGAACGACATGCTGGTCGCGCTGATCTTCGCGGACTCCGAGTCGCCGCCGATCACCGTGGCGCTCCAGCAGCAGGTACGCCAGTTCGGCAACAACATCGACGTACTGGCGCCCGGCGCGTTCGTGTCGATGGTGATCCCGCTGGCGGTGTTCTTCGCCTTCCAGCGGCAGTTCGTGTCCGGTGTGATGGCGGGCGCCGTCAAGTAG
- a CDS encoding glycosyltransferase has translation MSRDVFIVSNSTDELGGVTGWMHQTARLLGGQGHRVHTIGIHASDLKMALPEEPGHPVTALYPAHPPTPWTPHGVRDRFRLPARRTEAARVAAKKRAVARLSEIFATARPGAVVIVTQVWAMEWVGEADTTGLRVIGMSHESYGYSRASHRYRWIKNHYKELDHWLVLTEEDADQWAGDGMNNVGFLPNALSRLPAVPSPRTARTVASIGRLSDQKGIDLLLDTWALVAPARPDWRLRVYGAGEDEAALKAQCTGLGLDGSVEWMGRTDDVERALAEASVFVQSSRGEGFPLALLEAMASGVPCAAFDCAPGVREIVRDGEDGLLAPAGDVAALADRLLRLTGNPRLRDAMGARARSGVQRFSEPETLRRWEELFAFLER, from the coding sequence ATGAGCCGCGACGTCTTCATCGTCTCCAACAGCACCGACGAACTCGGCGGCGTCACCGGCTGGATGCACCAGACCGCCCGCCTCCTCGGCGGCCAGGGCCACCGCGTCCACACCATCGGCATCCACGCGTCCGACCTCAAGATGGCGCTGCCCGAGGAGCCCGGCCACCCCGTCACCGCCCTCTACCCCGCCCACCCCCCGACCCCCTGGACGCCCCACGGCGTCCGCGACCGCTTCCGCCTCCCCGCCCGGCGCACGGAGGCGGCCCGGGTCGCCGCCAAGAAGCGGGCGGTCGCCCGGCTCTCGGAGATCTTCGCGACCGCCCGGCCCGGCGCGGTCGTCATCGTCACCCAGGTCTGGGCGATGGAATGGGTCGGCGAGGCCGACACCACCGGGCTGCGGGTCATCGGGATGAGCCACGAGTCCTACGGCTACTCCCGCGCGAGCCACCGCTACCGCTGGATCAAGAACCACTACAAGGAGCTCGACCACTGGCTCGTCCTCACCGAGGAGGACGCCGACCAGTGGGCCGGGGACGGCATGAACAACGTCGGCTTCCTGCCCAACGCGCTCTCCCGCCTCCCCGCCGTGCCCTCCCCGCGCACCGCGCGGACCGTCGCCAGCATCGGCCGGCTCAGCGACCAGAAGGGCATCGACCTGCTCCTGGACACCTGGGCCCTGGTCGCCCCCGCCCGCCCCGACTGGAGGCTGCGCGTGTACGGGGCCGGCGAGGACGAGGCCGCGCTGAAGGCGCAGTGCACCGGCCTCGGCCTCGACGGGTCCGTGGAGTGGATGGGCCGCACGGACGACGTGGAGCGGGCCCTCGCCGAGGCCTCCGTCTTCGTCCAGTCCTCCCGGGGCGAGGGCTTCCCGCTGGCCCTGCTGGAGGCGATGGCGAGCGGTGTGCCCTGCGCCGCCTTCGACTGCGCGCCCGGGGTGCGGGAGATCGTCCGCGACGGCGAGGACGGGCTCCTTGCCCCCGCCGGAGACGTCGCCGCCCTCGCCGACCGGCTGCTGCGGCTCACCGGCAACCCCCGGCTGCGCGACGCGATGGGCGCGCGGGCCCGGTCAGGCGTCCAGCGGTTCTCCGAGCCGGAGACCCTGCGCCGCTGGGAGGAGCTGTTCGCTTTCCTGGAGCGCTGA
- a CDS encoding carbohydrate ABC transporter permease has product MTGTRRVIAAAFLLPALVLLGALVLYPIGYSVYRSFFDQAGTGFAGFDNYKALFTDATIVTAVKNNAIWVVFAPTVATALGLIFAVLTERIRWGTAFKLIVFMPMAISMLAAGIIFRLVYDQAPERGVANAVAVGVHDTFNQSSVFPKARPLPVHPLKKGDGGAYLSKEPVRAGQPLRVPLIGVAPAKMPGDARPAKATPAGSGDEISGTAWLDFTRGGGGKPNVVDPKELGLKGLKVEAVKDGKVLATATAGADGVFTLPASADGAQLRLPADNFREPYNGVDWLGPSLVTPGIIGSYVWMWAGFAMVLIAAGLAGLPRELLEAARVDGANEWQVFRRITVPMLAPVLAVVLVTLMINVLKVFDLVFIIAPGSSQDDANVLALQLYRSSFGTDADLGIGSAIAVLLLLLVIPVMLLNIRRIRKEGRR; this is encoded by the coding sequence GTGACCGGCACCCGCAGGGTCATCGCGGCGGCGTTCCTGCTGCCCGCGCTGGTGCTGCTCGGAGCGCTGGTGCTCTATCCGATCGGGTACTCGGTCTACCGGTCGTTCTTCGACCAGGCCGGCACGGGCTTCGCCGGGTTCGACAACTACAAGGCGCTGTTCACCGACGCCACCATCGTCACGGCGGTGAAGAACAACGCGATCTGGGTGGTCTTCGCCCCGACGGTCGCCACCGCGCTCGGGCTGATCTTCGCGGTGCTGACCGAGCGGATCCGCTGGGGCACCGCGTTCAAGCTGATCGTCTTCATGCCCATGGCGATCTCGATGCTGGCGGCGGGCATCATCTTCCGGCTGGTGTACGACCAGGCTCCCGAGCGGGGTGTGGCCAACGCGGTGGCGGTGGGCGTGCACGACACGTTCAACCAGTCCTCCGTCTTCCCGAAGGCGCGCCCGCTGCCCGTGCACCCGCTGAAGAAGGGTGACGGCGGGGCGTATCTGTCCAAGGAGCCGGTCCGGGCGGGCCAGCCGCTGCGGGTGCCGCTGATCGGCGTGGCCCCGGCGAAGATGCCGGGCGACGCACGACCGGCGAAGGCGACCCCGGCGGGGTCCGGGGACGAGATCTCCGGCACGGCCTGGCTGGACTTCACCCGGGGCGGCGGCGGGAAGCCGAATGTCGTCGACCCGAAGGAGCTGGGCCTGAAGGGCCTGAAGGTCGAGGCGGTGAAGGACGGGAAGGTCCTCGCCACGGCCACGGCCGGAGCGGACGGCGTGTTCACCCTGCCCGCCTCGGCGGACGGGGCCCAACTGCGCCTGCCCGCCGACAACTTCCGCGAGCCGTACAACGGCGTTGACTGGCTCGGACCGTCGCTCGTGACGCCCGGGATCATCGGCAGCTACGTATGGATGTGGGCCGGGTTCGCGATGGTGCTGATCGCGGCGGGGCTGGCCGGTCTGCCGCGTGAGCTGCTGGAGGCGGCCCGGGTGGACGGCGCCAACGAGTGGCAGGTGTTCCGCCGGATCACGGTGCCGATGCTGGCTCCGGTGCTGGCGGTGGTCCTGGTGACGCTGATGATCAACGTGCTGAAGGTCTTCGACCTGGTGTTCATCATCGCGCCGGGCTCCTCGCAGGACGACGCGAACGTGCTGGCGCTCCAGCTGTACAGGTCCTCGTTCGGCACGGACGCGGACCTGGGGATCGGGAGCGCGATCGCGGTGCTCCTGCTGCTGCTGGTGATCCCGGTGATGCTCCTCAATATCCGCCGGATCAGGAAGGAGGGACGCCGATGA
- a CDS encoding bifunctional glycosyltransferase/CDP-glycerol:glycerophosphate glycerophosphotransferase, giving the protein MPRFSVIVPAFRVQAYLHACLDSVLAQSFKDYEIVVVDDCSPDACGPIADEYARRDPRVTALHLPRNTGLGPARNAGMGRASGDYLVFLDGDDTLLPDALQTIADRIDATGEPDVLMYDYARTYWTGRSVRNVLAAHLDEGGPDRFRLTDRPELLKLLMVVWNKAYRRAFIEAEGFTFPPGYYEDTPWTYPVLMSAGSIAVLDAVCVSYRQRRRGNILSTTSEKHFDVFDQYDRVFAFIDSRPELALWRPVMFRRMLDHFSALFASRDRLPLHRRAAFFRRAAASCRRYRTPGAPAPRRALLRHGLLWLGARRTYQALSGAQRLGGRLRRGAAGARRAVRGAALRAHYRIQSRLPLRSRDAVFATRGGGYTGSPAAIEAKVRELVPGVRTAWICHPVDAHTVPTGTRRLAPGTFAHWTALARSAYLVNDSAFDRGLVKRRGQVLLQTHEGTPLRTVGTDLLDRPAAARGTDFEQLLRSVDTWDFSLSANPHSTLVRERAYPSAYTTLEYGSPRNDVYHRTGPADVARLRETLGIPAGSTALLYAPTHRDYRRIQRPALDLERLVRVLGPQFVVLARAPHPAGPGGHRAPHPRIIDVSGHRSVETLALASDALITDYASLMFDYVNLDRPVVLHLADIEAFEAARGTYFDITAFPPGIVARGQDELFDIFATDHWRASRSAQLRAAFRARFCPYDDGYAAERVVRRVFLGETDGLPLPVPSAARRTPAALPARDGAGAGVKG; this is encoded by the coding sequence GTGCCCCGGTTCTCCGTCATCGTGCCCGCATTCCGGGTCCAGGCGTATCTGCACGCGTGTCTGGATTCCGTGCTGGCCCAGTCGTTCAAGGACTACGAGATCGTCGTGGTCGACGACTGCTCCCCCGACGCCTGTGGGCCGATCGCCGACGAGTACGCCCGCCGGGACCCCCGTGTCACCGCACTGCACCTCCCCCGCAACACCGGTCTGGGGCCGGCCCGCAACGCCGGGATGGGCCGGGCGTCCGGCGACTACCTGGTCTTCCTCGACGGTGACGACACTCTGCTGCCGGACGCGCTCCAGACCATCGCCGACCGGATCGACGCGACCGGCGAGCCCGACGTCCTGATGTACGACTACGCCCGCACGTACTGGACGGGCCGCAGCGTGCGCAACGTCCTGGCCGCCCACCTCGACGAGGGCGGGCCCGACCGCTTCCGGCTCACCGACCGCCCCGAGCTGCTGAAGCTCCTCATGGTCGTCTGGAACAAGGCGTACCGCCGCGCGTTCATCGAGGCCGAGGGGTTCACCTTCCCGCCCGGCTACTACGAGGACACCCCGTGGACCTATCCGGTGCTGATGTCGGCCGGGTCGATCGCGGTGCTGGACGCGGTCTGCGTCTCCTACCGGCAGCGGCGGCGCGGCAACATCCTCTCCACCACCAGCGAGAAGCACTTCGACGTCTTCGACCAGTACGACCGGGTGTTCGCGTTCATCGACTCGCGGCCCGAACTCGCCCTGTGGCGGCCGGTGATGTTCCGCCGGATGCTGGACCACTTCTCGGCGCTGTTCGCCTCCCGGGACCGGCTGCCGCTCCACCGCCGCGCCGCCTTCTTCCGCCGGGCGGCCGCGTCCTGCCGCCGCTACCGCACCCCCGGCGCCCCGGCCCCCCGTCGTGCCCTGTTGCGGCACGGCCTGCTGTGGCTCGGCGCGCGGCGCACCTACCAGGCACTGTCGGGGGCCCAGCGCCTGGGCGGCCGGCTGCGCCGGGGGGCGGCGGGCGCCCGCCGGGCGGTGCGGGGCGCGGCGCTGCGGGCGCACTACCGGATCCAGTCGCGGCTGCCGCTGCGCTCCCGGGACGCGGTGTTCGCCACCCGGGGAGGCGGGTACACGGGCAGCCCGGCGGCGATCGAGGCGAAGGTCCGCGAGCTGGTCCCGGGGGTGCGGACGGCCTGGATCTGCCATCCCGTCGACGCCCACACCGTGCCGACCGGCACCCGGCGCCTCGCGCCCGGCACCTTCGCCCACTGGACGGCGCTGGCCCGCTCCGCGTATCTGGTGAACGACTCCGCCTTCGACCGGGGGCTGGTCAAGCGCCGGGGCCAGGTCCTGCTCCAGACGCACGAGGGCACGCCGCTGCGGACCGTGGGCACCGATCTGCTGGACCGGCCCGCCGCCGCCCGGGGCACCGACTTCGAGCAGCTGCTGCGCTCCGTGGACACCTGGGACTTCTCCCTCTCGGCGAACCCGCACTCCACCCTCGTACGGGAGAGGGCCTATCCGTCCGCGTACACGACGCTGGAGTACGGCTCGCCGCGCAACGACGTGTACCACCGCACCGGCCCGGCGGATGTGGCGCGGCTGCGCGAGACGCTGGGGATCCCGGCGGGCAGCACCGCGCTGCTGTACGCCCCGACGCACCGCGACTACCGGCGGATCCAGCGGCCCGCCCTGGACCTGGAGCGGCTGGTCCGGGTCCTGGGCCCGCAGTTCGTGGTCCTGGCCCGGGCGCCGCACCCCGCGGGCCCCGGCGGCCACCGGGCGCCGCATCCCCGGATCATCGACGTCAGCGGGCACCGGTCCGTGGAGACGCTGGCGCTGGCGTCGGACGCGCTGATCACGGACTACGCGTCGCTGATGTTCGACTACGTCAACCTGGACCGCCCGGTGGTGCTGCACCTCGCCGACATCGAGGCGTTCGAGGCGGCCCGGGGCACGTACTTCGACATCACGGCGTTCCCGCCCGGCATCGTGGCCCGGGGCCAGGACGAGCTGTTCGACATCTTCGCCACGGACCACTGGCGGGCCTCCCGCTCGGCGCAGCTGCGGGCCGCGTTCCGGGCCCGGTTCTGTCCGTACGACGACGGGTACGCCGCCGAGCGGGTGGTGCGGCGGGTCTTCCTCGGGGAGACGGACGGGCTGCCGCTGCCGGTGCCGTCCGCCGCGCGCCGGACGCCCGCGGCCCTTCCGGCGCGGGACGGGGCCGGGGCGGGCGTCAAGGGCTGA